Within the Girardinichthys multiradiatus isolate DD_20200921_A chromosome 12, DD_fGirMul_XY1, whole genome shotgun sequence genome, the region AGCATGGACTGAAATTGTTTGCATTATAACCTTGTTGGTGTTTCTTTTAAGGCTTATCCTTGCCGATCCGTTCACTATGGCCACAGACCACCAGATCCCTGTATccaagcagcagcagccagGAAGCAGTGCGTTTAAGGTGAGAGGAATGCATCTGCAACTAAATTAGTCAAAGTTTAAAACTCTGACAGAGCACTGCCTGTTTGTAATGTTTATTTTGCAGAAATCTGATTATTGATTGACTCAAATGTCCAATTTTAGGTAataatctctctctctttttggcCCCTTTGATGCACAGCTCGTCATCTATGAGCAGGAAAACTTCCAGGGACACTGCCATGAGCTGACTGGGCCCTGTAACGACCTCCAGGAAGCAGGCGTGGAGAAAGTGGGCTCCATACTGGTGCTGTGTGGACCGTGAGTTTGCCTCAGAGGCCTGCAGAAATgtgaaaatagatttttaaccAACAATTAGAGGACTGAATATGTGGGGAAAAGTGGATGAGCATCCTGTCTCCTTCGTCCGTTTTGTCAGATGGGTGGGATACGAGCAGGCCAGCTGTAAGGGAGAGCAGTATGTGTTTGAGAAGGGGGAGTATCCTCGCTGGGATTCCTGGACCAACAGCAGGCGTAGCGACACCATTGTTGCATTCCGCCCAATTAAAGTGGTAAAACAGCACATTCATAGCTCAACTCATCATCATCAGGCGTGCTGTCAGCTGCCTAACTTGACTGTATTTGTTGATTTGTTGCTCTCCTCTCAGGACAGCCAGGAGCACAAGATTGTCCTTTACAAAAACCCCAGCTTTGCAGGGAAGAAAATAGAAATCATAGATGATGATGTTCCCAGCTTCCACGCTCATGGCTACCAGGAGAAGGTTTCCTCTGTTCGGGTCCAGAGCGGCACGTAAGTCTCTATTCCAGACAGATTGATTTGGAAAAAGCTGAATAGTTTCACCTCTGACATATATTTCCTCCTCGCAACCAACCCCAGCTGGGTTGGCTATCAGTATCCAGGTTACAGAGGCTTTCAGTACCTGTTTGAAAAGGGAGACTATAAAGACAGCACCGAGTTTGGAGCCCAGATTCCTCAGATCCAGTCAGTTCGGCGCATCAGAGACATGCAGTGGCATCAGAGGGGTGCTTTTCACCCCATCAACTAAGCGTGTGACTGTTTCCAGTCATGAATTCTGACTTTGAAAAGCTTGACCCCATTTTGCTGCAACATCTTTGAATTTCAGCTACACCATACAGAATTTATTATCTACTGCAACTGTTGTAACAGTGGCATTCTTTTGCGCAAACTAATAAATCCTCATTGCTTCACATTTCCCTTGgtgatgtgttttatttctgacttttttcttacAAGTTAGTTTGGTCTGTAATCTTACctgaatttgaataaaaacacctcaaatatgtacagtgctttgcaaaggttttcatacCCTGTGAACTTGACATTTTGTCTCTTTACAACCACTAACcttaatttaatttgttgagATTTTATATGAAAGACCAATTCAAAGAAGGAATATAAATTGGAAAAGTGTGATGTGCCTATGTATTCGGCCCCTTGAGTCAGTGCTTTTGTACAAACCCCTACTGCACTTCTGCAGGTAATTGTGGTGATTCTACTCTCTTGGTCTGGCTGCAGATGAAATTGCGTATttacatatactgtataaaataacataattttttctcattttctcttAAGAGGCATCGTTGTGCATCTAAACACCTGcctctcagtaaaaaaaaaaaaaaaaaaaatactttttggcAGTCATAACTGACAAAAGTAGTACGCACTAATGTGCAATGACACCCTCCAACCAATAGGATGCGCTGCAGGATTTAACGCCCCCCGCGTGTTTTACGAATGGAAAAACATGGTATAGCTACttagcaacatttttttttcccttagcAAGACAATAAACCTAggttaaattgtttttcttgtgttcttgATTTCCACGTCCACTGTTCAAATCTCGTCTTACAGGAAAGGTTGGTATGCAAAAGTTACctcattttaatgtgttttaacatAGCTAGCTTGTCTCAGGCGTCCTGCTGGTGTTTATGTAGCTCGCCTCCTTGCATTTTGGTTTTTGATTTggctttaaaatatgaaaaaccacCATTATTAGTGCTGCTTTGAAAAAGTGTCTTCCTTGCATCTTCATTACTGTGAATTGTAGCATGATTAATGAGTTCACAGCAGAACAGCACAGCAGTTCTGCCATTCATTAAGCATTGAAAACTTAAAATAGCTGCATGAGTGTGGCCATATTGCATGTTGAGTATTCAATCCTGAGACAATAATATGTGTTATATAGCagggaaatgtttttattttctggatGAAACGTTTTCCTTTaagaaattcttttttttttttttttacaaactttgACTTTAGTTTCGCATCTTCTTAGCAGATGTTTCTATAATGTACGGAACCTCCTTATTAACATTTCACAAGTTTCAGAGAAACAAATTGATATAAACTGTTAAATGGTCTCAATAAGATATTCGGAAATCTGGCTATAGACCCCATGATGTGTCATGATGCAACTTTATCTGAGAAACCAGTCTTCTGCTGTCAAATACTGGTACCTCCTGCATATTGGCAGTCTGTGCTTGATTTTAAGAGAAATTGCTTCTTTGCTTCTCTTCTTGATCCTGGcccaaggcaagtttatttctatagcacatttcagcaacaatacaattcaaagtgctttacaagatgacaaaaaacataaaaagtacattgcagtggcatgataaaggaaagtaaaaaacaaaagttggactacagactgaaattaatgaCCTCAACGTTTCTGCTAAATCATAAGACTAAAGGAACCCCCTGCAGGAAAATGTAAATCTTTAACCCattcattgatgcactctgtgctttttggtCGATATTTTTTCACCATAAAATTAaacgtttctccctggggaAGAGGTAATTCCTTCGAACCCCTCTGGCCCATTAAGCGTCTGGGTAATGGGGGAATATTGCTTTAAGACTTATCCATGTTTGGACTGAGAGTCAGAGCCATCTCTGCGCTCTGTAACCTTCCCCAGTGTCCAACAGTCTTGTCATTGTGCTTGCATAGAGACTAATGCCTGCCTGCTGCCATTCCCGAGCTCTGCTCTGGTGGCAGAGCAGTCCCTCATTTGAGTTCTGGGCGCTTGCTTCACAGCTACTGAACTTCCTTCCTTGAAGTTCTTAATGATTTGTTAAATAATTTGAGCATGACCTTACTGGCAGCAGTATCCTTATCTGTTATTACCATTTGATGCAAAGCAACAATGGCAGCACATGTTTTTTGGAGGCAACTATGGTTGAAAGAAGGATTTATAGCATCAGTCCCTTTTGTAAATCAACCAATCTGCTCTTCCAATTCAATAAAATGACAGAGGGAGACCATTTGCTTTGTCCTTCTTGTTCTACTGAGCTAACAACAAGTTTACCACATTTTGTGGTAGGGCTAAAACCCTGTACAAGTGAAGTTTGTGTAATTTCCATTTATATTGCGATTAAAACCCATTCATCTAATCAGCAACCCAGATTTAATGGAACTTTCCACCATAAAAACTGAAGTGGTAAAGTTTGTCATaaaaaacaacctaaaaaggagatttttcatTCTCggaacttttgtttttgtgtaaaagTCAAAAGATATCATGAGACTTCAGGTAAGAAAGGTGCTTATATTAATAGAATAATTATGTCAGGAAACATTTCTTTATACCAGATGTGTAAATGTTTTACCAAACATCTTCCCACAGTCAGGATGCCTGTTCTGTGCAGCAGCTGCTCTGAAAAGCGTGCTGTGCTGAAACGTCCAAAAACCAGTCACTCGCTGTGCAAGGCGTGCTTCTTCTGGGCATTTGAGGAGGAGGTACATCAGACCATTGTGGCAGCAAAGCTCTTCAAACCTGGGGAGACTGTGGGGATCGCTGCCTCAGGTGGAAAGGATTCCACGGTGCTCGCACATGTCATGAAGCTTCTGAACGAGCGGTACAGCTATGGACTCGAACTCATGCTTATCTCTGTGGATGAGGGAATCACTGGTTATCGAGACGACTCCTTGGAGACAGTGAAGAGAAACCAGCAACAGTACGAACTGCCGCTGAAAATCGTGTCTTACGAGGAGCTGTACGGCTGGACGATGGATGCTATAGTGCAGCAGGTGGGACTGAAAAACAACTGCACCTTCTGTGGGGTGTTCAGAAGACAGGCGCTGGACAGAGGAGCCATCATGCTGAAAGTGGATAAGATTTGTACAGGTAATATTGATCAGTAGGGTCATTTAATATTATGAGCAACAGTCAAGGTTCCTGTGCAGTCCTACAAAATCTGGAAGATTATGGAGTTTAAGTATTTTTCTCATCTGGATTAGTaggaaaaacatggaaaaatatttatattttgaggCTTGATTCCTTATCCTTGTTCCCTCATGATAAATACGTGGATTTCTAAAAAAATAAGTTGCTCCAACCAGTTTGTCTTTTCTAATGGTTTTAGATAAAAGATACAGAGATGTTGCATCGATCCATTCTTCCAGTCTGTGGTCTTTTGCAGGTTCCCTATCGGCAGTATCAGCACAACCTTTGACTGACCATAATTCTGTAATTTCAGTCTGGAAATCTATGGACTTTTGGAAAATCTGTAGAAACCCTGCAGTGAACACTATCCTGCTTGTTGTCTTTAAATAACGCactgtactttttatttttcctctcagGTCACAATGCCGATGATGTGGCAGAAACTGTTTTAATGAATGTCTTACGAGGAGACATAGCTCGTCTGCGTCGCTGCACTGCCATCTCCACAGCCAGTGAGGGTGACGGGGTCGTGCCTCGCTGCAAGCCCCTCAAATATGCCTACGAAAAAGAGATTGTTCTCTACGcctattttaagaaattggaCTATTTTTCTACAGAGTGCATATACTCCCCTAATGCTTATCGAGGCTATGCAAGGACCTTTCTCAAGGACCTGGAGAGTATACGACCCAGCTCTATAATGGACATCATCCACTCTGGTGAGAACCTCTCTGTGCGTGAGGGGGTGAAGATGCCTGTCCAGGGAACCTGTAACCGCTGTGGCTACATCTCCAGCCAGGCGCTCTGCAAGTCCTGCGTGCTGCTGGAGGGGCTGAACCGCGGTCTGCCAAAACTGGGCATAGGGAAACACCACCGGCTGCACAAAAAGATTCTCTCCCAGCAGCCTCTCACAGAAAGCGAGGAGAGAAAGATGAAATCAGTGGACTTTTGATGATGATATCAATCAGTTATTTATCTAAAGATTTAAGATGAATTTTTAGGCTGACCAGTAAAGCAACTTTTCAGCAAAAACACAATGGGGGTATCAGATACACTTTTTACTGATAAAATTATGAAATCATTTTCTGCTTATGTCTAATTGCAGAAAAGgggttatttaattttttaatgaGTCATCTGTATTTTCATTAAGGAAACAATATTTTCAAGTCAGTGGGTATTTGCATACTTTTGGAAGATTTCATACCAACTGTGGTTTAATCTCATTTGattaaaattaagtttttactttatattttacattctagACATTTTTGATGGTGTGATAGTCACCTTCCAGTGTGTTATGAGAGGGTGCTAATCATCTCGCCATTTTCGGACCGTTGTGTCCAACTTTTCTCTTCCCCTGGACGTTTGGCACCGACCCGTGTCCATCTGTCCTCGCTTTGAAAAGTGCCAGTTTAAATAATCTGACatttgagcatttttatgaCTATCACAAGAAATCAGTGCTTAAccataaagaaaaataagatgaTATGCATTAGTTTAAGTAAAGGTGTGTGAAATGAAAACACAAGTATAACATGAGGGTATGAAATGACAACGGGGCAGATTGACCCAGAGCTATTTGATGAACTGCAATAAATGCTTTTCTTGAGTCACAAGAATCTTTATTGTCACAAGAACTTTTTTATGTTCTGCCTGTGTGATGTTTGATTATATTAATTTGCATTCATTTAGGATTTTTTTAGTTACTTCGCTCATTTCAGACAAATTAGTCCATGACAACAAAATAgagaaacaacatgaaagataaAGGCTAACCAAAAAAGCAATGCATGTaaacataacatttcatagACATGCAATTGTTCTATAACACACACTCGTTTTCTCAGTGTTTCTAGTAGCTCAAAGAATACATCGAGTCACTTTGTGTTCTTGTAGTCAAGGTCCTAAAATGGACTTCCAGTCATTTAAATGGGATGTTAATTTTAGATAAAAGTTCCTTAGTAAGCCAAGAAAGATGGAAAGGTTACTTCAGGCAATCATTTGTCCTGCATTTGTCCATCTTGGAAGCTTCCTGAAGATCCGCCCaaagattttacatttttgcttgTGATGTAACAACATCACATGATCAATTCTATTAATCTGgcattttaatttacatttatttcgaTGCATCTTGGTGAGGGAGTGTGTTCAaaacaggtggaggctgggactgTGTGACATTAAAATACATCACACATCTcagatatattttatttctgtttatttttaagattGTATCTTATAGCTaatcaaaaaccaaaatgtagcttttcagaaaatgagaatatgacATAAGAACAATACACACTGATTTCACTTAAAGAAAACCACTGACACCCACCACTAGGAGGGTAGGAGTTTGGGGGAGACTGGtaaactgcagctggagtcagtgatTTAAGAACTACCATACAAAGTTATATCCAGGCTACAACTGTAGA harbors:
- the crybb2 gene encoding beta-crystallin B2; this translates as MATDHQIPVSKQQQPGSSAFKLVIYEQENFQGHCHELTGPCNDLQEAGVEKVGSILVLCGPWVGYEQASCKGEQYVFEKGEYPRWDSWTNSRRSDTIVAFRPIKVDSQEHKIVLYKNPSFAGKKIEIIDDDVPSFHAHGYQEKVSSVRVQSGTWVGYQYPGYRGFQYLFEKGDYKDSTEFGAQIPQIQSVRRIRDMQWHQRGAFHPIN
- the ctu1 gene encoding cytoplasmic tRNA 2-thiolation protein 1, which codes for MPVLCSSCSEKRAVLKRPKTSHSLCKACFFWAFEEEVHQTIVAAKLFKPGETVGIAASGGKDSTVLAHVMKLLNERYSYGLELMLISVDEGITGYRDDSLETVKRNQQQYELPLKIVSYEELYGWTMDAIVQQVGLKNNCTFCGVFRRQALDRGAIMLKVDKICTGHNADDVAETVLMNVLRGDIARLRRCTAISTASEGDGVVPRCKPLKYAYEKEIVLYAYFKKLDYFSTECIYSPNAYRGYARTFLKDLESIRPSSIMDIIHSGENLSVREGVKMPVQGTCNRCGYISSQALCKSCVLLEGLNRGLPKLGIGKHHRLHKKILSQQPLTESEERKMKSVDF